One region of Salvia miltiorrhiza cultivar Shanhuang (shh) chromosome 3, IMPLAD_Smil_shh, whole genome shotgun sequence genomic DNA includes:
- the LOC131017385 gene encoding disease resistance RPP8-like protein 3, giving the protein MSEALLLSLIQKLDINYGEDTRIKEQMEMVIKEMREIVDIVRDEKLEEGRTLNFLVYDLVDVAEDALHLSKQNDGHYWKYDSIHSWIGEIKERMLKLGDDGANINMRSSENVDDDKYVVGMEEQMEMLIRTRIIGGEGYWKALLIKGMSGIGKTTLAREIYNHPTVVERFERRRLWVSNVTHFTIKELLIKLIQQVEDPESLHTSSLLENMDNQSLRDMLRQHLRGMQYLIVLDDVPKQMHLKSFWAHLPQEFNGSRLLLTSHTAEVDIHIFDVHEMRFLDSDKSWELFFTTINHGNKLTGEHKFPKSLEHMGKQMLRKCDGLPLAIKEVGKQLLEKKLTSGSEWEQLLELVDFGSTLKLLEPFYNKLDPKLDSCFMSMSFFKEYATLRAEKLIEIWVAGGMAASRYDSKNSYLQGLISESVINVKDKPTEYHMNAVLHLLSIQKAEEKLGFEILRNNGNNRPFESPRHHRVIICSRDKFNYSTDQDKHLVSLFFHGGGYFDTSPSYWKSFEQKLRILDLEDFGLKILPETIGALMELRYLGLRNNYIKELPQLLRCLKKLEVLDIALNFMVEVPDIIWEMDSLVHLYMSDVICPKPLKIDALTYIETLTYVSVDNWTYGLSRFKEMEFLKKLGIEGLDGNSDVSKLFVSLADMEYLRHLILRGYRFRNMPCLDYLGILHNVRTLKLDGLLARLPTNLPPYIESLTLIDSCLDKDPMPLLEKLLNLSYLKLRNAYTGQQIVILDDGFPHLRVLCIEELWNLRYVQCGKDAMDWLEKLEIHDCPYLDTLPETIMSSCLVEIKMVTTKSIAAKIRKSDFMSEIEVVNINP; this is encoded by the exons ATGTCAGAGGCCCTCCTCTTATCGCTGATACAGAAGCTCGACATTAATTATGGAGAGGACACGAGAATAAAAGAGCAAATGGAGATGGTAAttaaagagatgagagagattGTGGATATTGTGAGGGATGAGAAATTGGAAGAGGGAAGAACCCTAAATTTTTTAGTATATGATCTTGTCGACGTGGCTGAGGATGCCCTCCACCTTTCCAAACAAAACGATGGGCATTATTGGAAGTATGATTCCATCCATAGTTGGATTGGAGAGATCAAAGAGCGAATGCTTAAACTAGGAGATGATGGGGCCAACATCAACATGAGATCATCAGAAAATGTTGATGATGACAAATACGTGGTGGGCATGGAGGAACAAATGGAAATGCTGATTCGCACAAGGATTATTGGTGGGGAAGGATATTGGAAGGCTCTTCTTATCAAAGGGATGTCTGGTATCGGAAAGACAACGCTTGCGAGAGAGATATACAACCATCCAACCGTCGTTGAGCGATTCGAGCGTCGTCGTCTTTGGGTATCTAATGTTACTCACTTCACTATTAAAGAGCTTCTTATCAAACTAATACAACAGGTAGAAGATCCTGAGAGCCTCCATACATCTTCGTTATTGGAGAATATGGACAACCAAAGTCTCAGAGATATGCTTCGCCAGCACCTGCGAGGAATGCAATATCTTATAGTCCTAGACGACGTTCCCAAACAAATGCACTTGAAGTCTTTCTGGGCACATCTTCCACAAGAAT TCAATGGAAGTAGATTGTTGCTCACAAGTCACACCGCGGAAGTGGACATACATATTTTTGATGTTCATGAGATGAGATTTTTGGATTCGGATAAGAGCTGGGAACTGTTTTTTACAACAATAAACCATGGCAACAAGTTGACGGGTGAGCACAAATTCCCAAAGTCCTTGGAGCATATGGGAAAACAAATGTTGAGAAAATGTGATGGCCTGCCATTAGCTATAAAAGAGGTGGGAAAGCAGTTATTGGAAAAGAAACTCACAAGTGGGAGTGAATGGGAACAACTTCTTGAATTAGTTGATTTTGGTTCAACACTCAAGTTGTTGGAACCATTCTACAATAAATTGGATCCTAAATTGGATTCATGTTTCATGTCTATGTCCTTCTTTAAGGAATATGCAACTTTGAGGGCAGAAAAGTTGATAGAAATTTGGGTTGCAGGAGGAATGGCGGCCTCAAGATATGACtctaaaaattcatatttacaAGGCTTAATCAGTGAATCTGTAATTAATGTCAAGGACAAGCCCACGGAGTATCACATGAATGCTGTGCTACACTTGCTATCTATCCAAAAAGCAGAGGAGAAGCTTGGTTTTGAGATCCTAAGGAACAACGGAAATAATCGACCCTTTGAGAGTCCTCGTCATCATCGTGTTATCATTTGTAGTAGAGACAAGTTCAACTACTCCACGGATCAAGATAAACATCttgtttctctcttcttccatggaGGTGGCTACTTCGACACTAGTCCGTCTTATTGGAAGAGCTTTGAACAAAAACTTAGGATACTTGACTTAGAAGATTTTGGGTTGAAGATTTTACCGGAAACTATCGGCGCACTGATGGAATTAAGATACTTGGGATTGAGAAATAATTACATAAAAGAGCTGCCACAGTTGTTACGGTGCTTGAAAAAGCTTGAGGTTCTTGATATAGCTCTAAACTTTATGGTGGAGGTCCCTGATATTATATGGGAAATGGATAGCCTTGTTCACCTCTACATGTCTGATGTAATTTGTCCGAAGCCTTTGAAGATAGACGCGCTGACGTACATAGAGACCTTAACCTACGTCTCGGTTGATAATTGGACATATGGCCTCTCGCGCTTTAAAGAGATGGAATTTCTTAAGAAATTAGGCATAGAAGGATTGGATGGAAACTCAGATGTAAGCAAGCTCTTTGTGTCATTGGCCGACATGGAGTATCTTAGACACCTAATCTTAAGAGGGTATCGTTTCAGAAACATGCCTTGTTTGGATTACCTTGGTATTTTACATAACGTTCGTACTCTGAAATTGGATGGACTCCTTGCCAGGTTACCAACTAATCTCCCTCCATATATTGAATCATTGACGTTGATTGATAGCTGTCTTGATAAAGACCCCATGCCACTACTAGAGAAGTTACTCAATCTATCATACCTCAAATTGCGGAACGCATACACTGGTCAACAAATAGTGATCTTGGACGACGGCTTCCCTCATCTCAGAGTCTTGTGCATCGAAGAATTATGGAATTTGCGATATGTTCAATGTGGAAAAGATGCAATGGATTGGCTCGAGAAATTAGAAATTCATGATTGTCCATATCTGGATACTCTTCCAGAAACGATCATGTCGAGTTGTTTGGTGGAGATAAAGATGGTGACGACCAAAAGCATTGCAGCAAAGATCAGGAAATCGGACTTCATGTCCGAAATAGAGGTCGTGAATATCAATCCATGA
- the LOC131018262 gene encoding disease resistance protein RPM1-like codes for MNLQPMAKQMLRKCGGLPLAIKEVGKQLAEKKVSGRSGWEQLLESVDFGSTLKLLEPFYQKLDPKLEPCFMCMAFFKENTTLRAEKLTQIWVAGGVVSRYKYESYLNGLINESVIDVQDKSTEYRMNHVLHMLSIQKAEEKLGFEILRNNGNNRPSESPRHHRVTICSRDKFNYSTDQDKHLVSLFFHGGGYLDASPSYWKSFKQRLKILDLEDFGLKILPETISTLMELRYLGLRNYYIKELPQSLGRLKNLEVLDIAQNFMMEVPDIIWEMDSLHHLYLSDVIFRKPLKIDVLQFLETLTYVSVDNLTYELSSLRGVGRWVCAGAGPEIPVNGDRPPPLPPSLPSFTFNFLNSSLRKKEERALILSPVLRSAAAAAGTASGAAVRASLRRQRFSSLENAPTRASPFADVGFPASRGRSAISGKLANGRCPR; via the exons ATGAACTTGCAGCCTATGGCAAAACAAATGTTGAGAAAATGCGGCGGTCTGCCATTAGCTATAAAAGAGGTGGGAAAGCAGTTAGCAGAAAAGAAAGTCTCGGGAAGGAGTGGATGGGAACAACTTCTTGAATCGGTTGATTTTGGTTCAACATTGAAGTTATTGGAACCGTTTTATCAGAAATTGGATCCCAAACTGGAGCCATGTTTCATGTGTATGgccttcttcaaggaaaataCAACTTTGAGGGCGGAAAAGTTGACACAGATCTGGGTCGCAGGAGGAGTGGTTTCAAGATATAAATATGAATCATATTTAAACGGTTTAATCAATGAATCTGTTATTGATGTCCAGGACAAGAGCACGGAGTATCGCATGAATCATGTGCTACACATGTTGTCCATCCAAAAAGCAGAAGAGAAACTTGGTTTTGAGATCCTAAGGAACAATGGAAATAATCGACCCTCTGAGAGTCCTCGTCACCATCGTGTTACCATTTGTAGCAGAGACAAGTTCAACTACTCCACGGATCAAGATAAACATCttgtttctctcttcttccatggtGGTGGCTACTTGGACGCCAGTCCATCCTATTGGAAGAGCTTTAAACAACGACTTAAGATACTGGACTTGGAAGATTTTGGGTTGAAGATTTTACCGGAAACTATCAGCACATTGATGGAATTAAGATACTTGGGGTTGAGAAATTACTACATAAAAGAGCTTCCACAGTCGTTGGGGCGCTTGAAAAACCTCGAGGTTCTTGATATAGCTCAAAACTTTATGATGGAGGTCCCAGATATTATATGGGAAATGGATAGCCTTCACCACCTCTACTTGTCTGATGTGATTTTCAGGAAACCTTTGAAGATAGACGTGCTACAGTTTCTGGAGACCTTAACCTACGTCTCGGTTGATAATTTGACATATGAGCTCTCGAGCTTAAGAGgagt cggccgctgggtgtGCGCGGGCGCTGGTCCTGAAATTCCGGTGAATGGCGATCGACCTCCTCCCTTACCTCCATCTCTACCTTCCTTCACTTTCAATTTCCTGAATTCAAGCTTGAGGAAAAAGGAGgagcgagccctaattctctcGCCTGTGCTTCGATCTGCTGCCGCCGCCGCAGGAACGGCGAGCGGCGCCGCTGTCCGCGCGTCCCTCCGACGCCAACGCTTCTCCTCCCTTGAGAATGCTCCGACGAGAGCTTCTCCTTTTGCTGATGTAGGGTTTCCGGCGAGCAGGGGAAGGTCTGCCATCTCTGGAAAGCTCGCGAACGGCCGCTGCCCTCGTTGA
- the LOC131017386 gene encoding putative disease resistance RPP13-like protein 2, producing MSEALLLLVIQKLDINYREDEKNENMERVIKEMKEIFDIVRDKKLEEGRTLNFLVSDLVQMADDALHNYNINIRSFGSIHSWIGEIKKQMLKLGDDEFNIISISENVDDDKYVVGLDEDLEMLLHKRIIDEEEYLSTVLIKGMCGIGKTTLAREIYNHPTVVKRFERRAWVSNSTHFTLKKLLIKLIQQVEDPQNLHTSSLLEEMDNRRLRYMLCQHLQGKRYLIVLDDVPKQMHLMSFLEALPQEWNGSRLLLTSHTTHIDIDVEDEDVHQMKPLDSKKSWQLFLKTINHGNKIDG from the exons ATGTCGGAGGCCCTCCTCTTATTGGTGATACAGAAGCTCGACATCAATTATCGAGAGGacgaaaaaaatgagaatatgGAAAGGGTAATCAAAGAGATGAAAGAGATTTTTGATATTGTGAGGGATAAGAAATTGGAAGAGGGGAGAACCCTAAATTTTTTAGTATCTGACCTAGTCCAAATGGCTGATGATGCCCTCCACAACTACAACATCAACATCAGATCATTTGGGTCCATTCATAGTTGGATCGGAGAGATCAAAAAGCAGATGCTTAAACTGGGAGATGATGAGTTCAACATTATATCAATATCAGAAAATGTTGATGACGACAAATATGTGGTGGGCTTGGACGAAGATTTGGAAATGCTACTTCACAAAAGAATTATCGATGAGGAAGAATACCTGTCGACTGTTCTTATCAAAGGGATGTGTGGTATTGGAAAGACTACTCTTGCGAGAGAGATATACAACCATCCAACCGTCGTTAAGCGATTCGAGCGCCGTGCTTGGGTATCTAATTCTACTCACTTCACTCTCAAAAAGCTACTTATCAAACTAATACAACAGGTGGAAGATCCTCAGAATCTCCATACATCTTCCTTGTTGGAGGAAATGGACAACCGAAGGCTCCGATATATGCTTTGCCAACACCTGCAAGGAAAGCGATATCTTATAGTTCTTGACGACGTGCCCAAACAGATGCACTTGATGTctttcttggaagctcttccacaagaat GGAATGGAAGTAGATTACTGCTCACAAGTCACACCACACATATCGACATAGATGTAGAGGATGAAGATGTTCATCAGATGAAACCTTTGGATTCTAAGAAGAGCTGGCAATTGTTTCTGAAAACAATAAACCATGGCAATAAAATTGACGGGTGA